The Haloarchaeobius sp. HME9146 DNA segment CCCCTTCTTCCAGATGAGCGCTGCGGGCGTGCCCGAATACGAGGACTGGTACGTCTGGGAGGAGCGCGCAGACGCCTTCACCCCGAACGAGGAGCCGAGCCCGCGGTCCCGGGGCCCCGGAGAATCCGACAAGCGCGCCGAACGCTACTTCAACTGGAAGCGCATCCCGAACTTCAACTTCGAATCGCTCGCCGTCCGGTCACACCTCCTCGACGTGGTCGACGAATGGGCCGGCGTGGTCGATGGATTCCGGTGCGACGTGGCCTGGGGCGTCCCACACGGCTTCTGGAAGGAGACTCGAGAGCGCGTCAACGAGCACCATCCAGACTTCGGGTGGCTCGACGAGACGATTCCACACGACCCGGACTACCACGACCAGGAGTTCGACGCGCACTACGACACGTCGCTCTACTACGTGCTGCGAGATATCGGGACCGGCGATGCCCCGGCCACCGCCATCCTCGACGCCCTGGACCACATCGAGCACGCGGGCTTCCCGGACCGCTCGGTTCACATGCGCTACGTCGAGAACCACGACGAGGACCGATACGTCGACGAGTGTAGCGAGCACGGCCTGCGCGCTGCCGCCGCCGCGACGTTCACGCTCCCCGGCGCGCCGATGATTTATGCCGGACAGGAGCGCGGCATGACGGAGTACCGCGGGCCGATGGCCTGGCACGATGGGGACACCGCGCTCACGGACTACCACCGGCGGCTCAGCCGAGCCCGTGACGAGCACGCAGTTCTCCGTGAGGGGACGGTCGAACGTGTCGACTATGTGGCCGAGACGACCGAGGCGGTCGCGTTCGCTCGGGACGACGGCGACGAGCGGGTGCTGGTCCTTCTCCACTTCGGTGAGGGCACCGCGACCGTGACTGTCGGTGAGGGGGTTGAGGGAACTGACCTCGTCACCGGCGACGAAGTGACCCGGACACCAGTCGACGATGGGGTCGAGGTGTCCGTCGACGATGTGCTGGTCCTGCGGGCGGACTGACCGCTGGAGCTCTCTACCGTTTCGCCGTGCTTCCAGTGGCTATGTTTCGCATGAGATACCGCGTCACGAGTAGTAACGCGAACAACCAAATTTGACAATAAAAGTAAAATACAGTTAAAATATATTCTCTATGTCATTTAGTGTATGGCCTGTTGCTGGAGCTAGCTGTATTCGATATTCATCCAACTTAATCTTCCATACTACCTAAAAATCGCGCATTCACCAAAAATACCTGGGATGTGTGCAGACCTACAATCAGTGGCTTCAAATTCGAGAACACCACTGTTGAACAGCATAGTTTCCAGTAAATCTATCTCAAATTCGCAAAAGCGGTGCTATTCTACCAACAGAGGGGTTTTCGGGTGGGCTGTTCCGATATACACATGAATTAAAACCTATCAACAAAATCAGTATCACTACAAGATGTTGTTTGTGTTCCTCGGCGTTCGTGACCAAGATTGAACAGGGAACGAAAGTCGAGAAAGACAGTGACTCACTCGACGACGCGCGCCGATAACTTCTCGGCGGCGAGCGCTACGAGGAGCGAGAACAGGACGATAAGCGTCCCGATGGCGTTAATCGTCGGGTCGAGTCCCGTCCGAATCTTCGAGTAGATGACTATCGGGAGCGTCTGGGTGTCCGTCCCGACCCAGAAGAACGTCTGGGTGAAGTTGTCGAACGAGATGGTGAACGCGAACAACATCCCTGCGATGATACCCGGCAGTATCAGGGGGAACGTCACTTCGTAGAAGGTGCGGAGCTCGGACGCCCCGAGGTTCTTGGCTGCCTCCTCGAGTTCGCGGTCGAACCCGTACAGCCGAGAGGAGACGACCATGATGACGAACGGCATCGTGACGAGGATGTGCCCGAGGATCACCGAGAACAACGTCCCCTGGATACCGATGAGGTTGTACAGGGTCAGCATGGCGATACCGGTCACGACCCACGGGACGACGATGGGGGAGAGGAACAGCGTATTGAGGACCTGTGAGTTGAGTAGCCGGGAGTTGAAGTCACTCCGGACCATCCCCAGCGCGGTGAGGGTCCCGACGATGCCGGACCCGATGGACGACAGGGTCGCGATCTTGAAGCTCTGTATGAGAGCGTTCACGATTTGCTCGTCGTGGTTCGGCGGGAGCAGTTGTGCGTACCAGTCCAACGTGAACCCCGAAATCGGGAAGGACGGGACGCGGTTAGTGGTGAACGACAGCAACATCACGATGGCGATGGGTGCGTACAGGAACAGGTAGATCCCGTACGTGAACCACCGCAGGAGCCGACCACTGTTCTGGTCCGAGACCTCCACTCGTTCCAGGATTCGGTGAACACCGTTCATTGTGCCGACCCCCCGTCGTCATAGAGCTCTTCCAGCCCAACGATGGAGTTGAAGATGAAGACGAACGCCAGCACGAAGACGGTGACAGAGATCGCGATGGCGCTTCCCAGACTCCAGTTGAACAGTTCGATGAACGTCGACCCGATGGTGTTCGCTATCATGAGGTTCTGGGTCCCACCGAGCAAGAGCGGCACGACGAACGCGCCGAAACCGAGCACGAACGAGAGAACGACCCCCGCCGCGACTCCGGGGATGCTCTGGGGAAGCGTCACCTCGTAGAACGCCTGTGCGTTGTTCGCCCCGAGGTTCTGGGCAGCCTCGATGTGCGAGCGGTCGATGTTGTCGAGCGAGACGTAGATTGGCAGTATCATGTACGGGAGGAAGATGTGGAGCAACCCGAGCACGATGGAGTTCTGCGAGAACAACAGGTTCGCCGGACTGTTCAGAACACCCAGGATATCGACCAGGAACCAGTTGATGATGCCCTTGTTCCCGAGGATGAGTCGCCACGCGTACGTCCTGATGACGAGGTTTATCCAGAACGGGAGGATGATAAGGAGCAATAGCAGGTTCTTCCGGTCGCTCTCGGTGAACGCGAGGAAGTAAGCCACAGGGTATCCGAACAGCAGTGCGCCGAGCGTCGACTTCACCGCGATGACGAGCGAGTCCCAGAGGACCACGCGGTAGAACCCGTTGGCCAGGAACTCGCGATAGTTCTGGAATGTGAACTCGTACGCCCCCTGTGGTGGTGCCTGCCTGAGGAAGCTGTAGAATACGATGATGGCGATCGACGAGCCGAACAGCAGGAACATCGCCAGCCCGATCGACAACTGCGCCGTCGCGGACCCATTTTGGCGCTGCCTGATGAACTGGTTGAGGCGGAACACGGTGTCCGAGACGGTCGAAACCAGCCCGCCGTCGGTGTCGGTTGATGGATGGCTCATGCGTGAATCACCTGTCGAGGACGAGGCAATCGTTCGTGTCCCACGTGAGGCTCACGGTGTCGCCCACCTCGAAGCGCTCACGGAATTCGCTATCGCTCACGTCGACCTGGACCTCTTCGTCGCCCACGGTGACCAGGAACGTCGTCACCTTCCCCTGGAAGGTCTTCGTCTTGATCGTCCCGTCGACGGAGGCCCTGTTTTCGGTCGCGGAGTCCGCGAGCGTGAGGTCCTCCGCCCGAATCGACAGGGCGACCTCATCGCCGTTCAGGTCCTGGTTTCGGGGCACCGCAGCGCGGGAGAGCTGGATGGGGTCCTGTTCCGCGTTGGTCAGGGCGACCGAGACGGTTTCGCCCGCTGCGTCGTCGAGTTGGGCGGGTAAGATGTTCGATTCCCCCATGAAGTCGGCGACGAACGTATTCGTGGGCGCGTTGTACACCTCGGTGGGTGAGCCGATCTGTTCGGCCTGCCCGTCGTTCAACACGAGCAGCTCGTCACTCATGGCCAACGCCTCCTCCTGGTCGTGAGTGACGTACACCGTCGTGATGCCCAGCGTCTCCTGGATTCGCTTGAGTTCGAACTGCATCTCCTTGCGCAGCTTGAGGTCCAGGTTCGAAAGCGGTTCGTCGAGCAACAGCACTTCAGGTTCGATGACGAGCGCACGGGCCAACGCGACGCGTTGTTGCTGCCCACCGGAGAGTTCGGTTGGGGACCGGTCCTCGGTTCCGGGGAGTCCGACGAGGTCGAGGATGTCGGCGACCTGTTCCCGCCGTTCGTCGGCCGGCACGCCCTCCATCTTGAGGCCGAAGCCGACGTTCTCCCCCACGGTTTTGTGCGGGAACAACGCGTAGCTCTGGAAGACCATCCCGACGTCACGGTTGTATGGCGGAACGTCGTTCACCTTTTCCCCGTCGATGTAGACGCCGCCGTCGGTCGGCTTTTCGAAGCCCGCGAGCATGCGCAGGGTGGTCGACTTCCCACAGCCGCTCGGTCCGAGCAGGGAGAAGAACTTGCCTTCCTCGATCTCGAAAGAGACGTCGTCGACAGCACGCGTCTCACCGAACTCCTTGGTGAGACCGCGAACCTCGATGGCTGGTTCCGTCATTGTCGTATGGTCACACAACCTGCTGCTATGTTATTCTTTGTCTCGATCCGGTGCGGTGGACGTGCAGCACTTCTTCTCATCCAACTATCAGTTGCTCCGGGCGATCTGTTGGAACTTCTGTGACCACTCCTTCTGGTTGTTGCTGAACACTTCCTGGTCCCAGAGCTTGATGCGGTCGGGATGCTGGTTGTCCGGGATGGTCTTGTAGGACTCGGGTGGGTTGGATATCTCGTTCGCCTGTGCGTAGCTGATTATCTCTGCCAGCCGGCGAGACGGTTCATCGGCCAGGACGTAGTTCAGCAGCCGCTCGCACGTGTAGCGTTTGGGGTCGTCGATGTTGGAGTTGACTGCCCAGACGCTCGCGTAGCCAACTGCCCCGTCCTCCGGAAGCGTGTATTTCACCGGGACGTCGTTCTCGTTGTTGAGGACCCGCGTCCGCCCGACCCAGAAGTTGCCAGCCAGTGCGGAGTTGTTCGTATAGAGCTGCTGTGCGGTCGTCGCCGAGTCCCACCACTGGTAGGAGTGCTCGTGCTGTTTCTTCACGCGGTTCCAGACATCCTCGACCTTCGCGTCGTCGGATGCGAACTCGTTGATGTCGTAGCCGAGGTCGAGTGCCGCGGTTCCGACGACCGATGAAGTGAACTGGCTCAACGAGAGGTTCCCTTTGAGGTTGCTGTTGTAGATATCCTCCCACTTTTTGGGTTCACTCGAGACCTCGTTAGTGTTGTACACCAGTCCGTAGGCTCCGTACGTATTCGGAACGTGATGTATCTCCTCTCCCTGGTCGTACGGGACCTCGCTCGGTTTGAGGGTGCGGAGGCGGTCGATGTTCGGGATGTTCTTGGTCCGAAGCGGTGCCCAGATGTCATCCACGATGCCCTGATAGAGCGGTGGGTCCGTCATCAGCATGGCATCGACGTCGGCCTGGCCCGCCTTGATCTTCGAGAGCATCGTGCTCGGATTACCGTACGTCTGGAGGTTCACCGTCACGCCGGTCTCCTCTTGGAACGGCTTGAGCAACGCTTCGTCCATCTTTCGGGCCCACGACCCGCCGGTCGAGTAGAACGTGATCTTGTCCGCGAGCTTGTCCCCGGCGGTTCCGACGGTCGTCCCGTTGCTGTCGGTGCTACCGGAACCACCGCTGCCGCCGCCACCGAGACATCCGCCGAGTCCGGCGGTTACCGTGGCTGTGAGACCTGCGCTTTTCAGGAATCCTCTCCGCGAGGAGTTCGGTTCACTGTCTGAGTTTGCACCATTTGCCACCATGTCTCATGATGGCTTGTTGCATACATATAAAATTTGGGCACAGCGGAGATGGTTCCGGCCGGAACTGCCAGAACCGCTTGACTATACAACCCTAACAGTACCGAAAACGGGATTCCGGAACGGGGCTCGCTCCTGAACCGAACTAGTATGCGATGCCGCCGCCGTGTCCCGCTTCGCTCGTCTCGAATCGCGAAAGCGAGAAGAAATCCAGGTCCACGAGGTCCGATTCCCCGGCGTCCAGGAGGTCGGTCATCACGCGACCAACTGCCGGTGCCTGTTTGAAGCCGTGGCCTGAGAAGCCACACGCGACGTAACAGCCATCGGGCCCGCATCCGTCCAGGATGAAGTCGTGGTCCGGACTGTTCGAGTAGACCCCACTGTACCGACCCTGAACGCCCGCATCATCCAGATCAGGAACGTACTCCGCGACGGTTTCGTGGAGTTCTAGGAGCGTCGACTGGTCCGGAGCGTTCTGATACCGGTCGGGGTCGACCTTCTCGCCGGAGTGATGGGTCGCCATCAACACGCTGTCACCGAATTCGGGGCGGATGTAGTACCCGCCCGGGAGTCCGGCGATGGGAACGCTCTCCGGGTACTTGTCGTGAAACTCCTCGTCGGGGTCGAGCAATATCACCCGTTCCCGCGAGGGGGTTACTGGAACGTCGATTCCGAGCATCTCCGCGAGCTGCGGCGTCCAGGGGCCCGCAGCAAGCACGAGTTCCTCGCAGGCGGCCGTCCCGTCGTCCGTTTTGACGGCGGTTACCTCCCCTTCGTCGATGGCGACGTCGGTGACCTCCGTTCCGGTGACGACAGTCGCGCCCTCCTCGGCAGCGGCGCGCGCGAAACCGGACGCTACGTCCGTCCCGTCCGAGTAGGCGGCCGTGAGGTCGCTGACTGCGAAGTCGAACTCGTCGAGTGAGAGCATCGGGAACTCCGCTTCGAGTGTCTCGCCTTCGTACCGTTCGGTTGGAACGTCGAGCCGAGAAAGGATGTCGTAGCCGGCGTCGGCGTAGGCGGCGTCGTCCGAGCCTTCCTCGGCGAACACGACGCGGGGGCACTCCTCGTAGGCGATGGGTTCGCCGACGAGCTCTTCGAACCGTCGGTAGAACTCGTGACTCCACAGCGCCATCCGGGTGTAATGTTCCTTCTCGCCGTAATGGTGTCTGATGATGGCCGACGAGTCGCCCGTCGAGCCAGCAGCGATCGAATCTTTCTCTACGAGCGTGACGTCTCGGTCGGTCTCCGTGACCAGGAAGTACGCGATACTGGTTCCGATGACGCCGCCACCGACGATAACGGTGTCCGTCTCCGCTGGAAGTTCAGGTACTGCGCTCATTGCTCAGACTCACTCCTTGACGATGAGTTCGCGAGGGATGTCCGCGAGCACTTCGGCACCATCTTCGGTGACGAGGAACGACTCGCTGATCTCTATCCCGTAGTCGTCGAACCAGACGCCAGGAATCATGTGGAACACCATGTTTGGCTGCAACACGGTTTCGTCCCCGGGCCGGATGCTCGCCGTCTTCTCGACCCACGACGGAGGATAGCCGATTCCCGTCGAATACCCGATTCTGGACTCCTTCTCGACCATCGTCCCCGCGATCTCCTCGCGCCATGCCATCTCGACCTCCTCACACGTCACGCCAGGCTCGACCGCTTCGAGTGCGGCATCGAGTCCGTTGACGATGACGTTGGAAGCTCGACGTGCCTCTTCGGGCGGTTCACCGAGGAAAATCGTTCTCGTGAGCGGGGAGTGGTACCGGTTCACGACGCCGGCGAGTTCGAGGATGACTGGCTCCCCGCGCTCGTACTCGTCCGCGGTCCAGGTGAGGTGAGGGGAACCGGTTCCTTCCCCGGACGGCATCAGCGGCGGAATTGCCGGGTATTCACCCCCGGTTTCTTCGGTACCAGCGTAGAGCGCCTCATGCACCGCAGCAGCCGCGTCACACTCCCTCACTCCGGGCTCGATGGTCTCGATACCGACCTCCATCGCGCGTTCGGAGATACGAGCCGCCTGTCTGTGGTACTCGACTTCCCTGTCGCTCTTCACCATGCGGACCTCGTTCACCAGCTTCGTTGTATCTTCGAGGGTGGCGTCGGGGAGCGCATTGCGGAGTTCGTGATACGCCCGTGCAGAGAGGTAGTAGGCGTCCATCTCCACCCCGATGGTCTTGGAGGCTTCTCCCCAATCGGTCACCATGTCAGCGACGAGCTGCATCGGATGGAGCTCGGAGTCGACGTAGTCATCGGAGTACAGAACGATGTTCTCGCGGTCCAGCCAGGTCGTCTCGACGGCGCACGTCAGGTCTTGCTCGCGCCCGACCCACACGGGTTGCTGCTGGTCCGGCGTGACGATGAGGATCTGTGGGACGTAGAACGAGTACGCATCGTACCCCGAGAGGTAGTACATGTTCGCCGGGTCGGTGACGAGCAACACGTCGAGTCCCCGCTCTTCCATCCGGTGTTGGGTTTCACGGAGACGATCTTGATACTCGGCTTCTGGAAACGGTCGCCTGGCTAGTTGTGCCATATCACACCATGATTTGCTGACTTTTAATAATTCTTTGGCTCCCCGTTCGGACACTCTGGAACCTGGTCGAACCGAGAGGTGTGGCTGTCGGGACTCCCCCCGCCCTCTTCTGTCTCCACTCCGTGGCGGTACGAGACGTAGACATTGAAGTGCATGTCTGGGCACGAGTCCTTGTCAACGTCTACCAATGGTGGTTCGGTTGGCTGTTGAATTGGTCTGTTGCGGGTACCACGGGCGAAGTAGTATATAAATCGCTACAAGAGGTACATTCACTACACTGATACTCAATTCTAAACCCCGGATGGAAATGCTCTGTCCCCGTTCTCGTGCGAACCGAGCATCCACGTTCGTGCAGGGAGAATAGATATAAACCATCTTCCCGGATCGTGTCATCGAGACGGTGTGCAGTCCGACGGACGAACGAGCTGGTCGTTCGCTACTGGATCGTGTTACGCCAATATGAGTGTAACTTTAATCCTTGTAATCGGGGGTGACCAGGGCGAGGAGAACGGGAGCGTGCTTGACGGATTACTCGGAACCAATTATATCAACTACCATTGTGATACATGATAACATCATTTTATATCCAATCATTTTCTCATCCAGCACATTCAGAAGCCAGTATAACTGAGAACTGCCATTGAAGCGGTTCTGGGCGGTGAAAACTCGGTTTCCACTCCTTTTCTTGGCGATATGCCACTAACTCATTTCTTCCCGAGAGAATATTTCTGAAAGTGCCCTAGAACTCCTCTTCAAACCCAGTATTGCGACAATCGCAGATTTAGTCCCAACTCCATGTGAGCAGTGAACCAGGTTCCCACTATGGATAAAATCTAAAATAAAAGTCATCCTAGTAGATTTGGTAGGAACTGTTTGGGCTTCCATGTCGAGGAACGAACCAGGCGTCGTCTGTCGACGGATCAGCCTCCTTCGTGCCGCCTCCAGCCTAACGCCAACCTTCTTACTCGATGCTGAGAATGGATACCGTAACGGACAAAGATTCTTGGTCGCACGGAGTGGTCAGGACACATGAAACAGCACAACGGGGGGAGAAGTCTGAAGACGACGGAGACTTCGCTCGAAGTACTCGAAGCGGTCATCGACCATGGGGGCGCTTCGATATCGACACTCGTAGACGAATTGGGTCTGTCGAGAAGCACCGTTCACAACCACGTTAGTACGCTCGTCGACCACGGGTACCTGACCGAGGACGCGAACACGTACTACGCGGGGGCGAAGTTCTGTCAGATCGGGGACCACGTCCGGAAGTGTAAACCCGAGTACGTCATCGCGGGTGACATCGTCGCTGACCTGGCCGAACGGACCGAGCTGGACGTCGACTTCTCGGTCGAAGAGAACGGGTACATCATCTCGCTGTACAATGGACTACGGTGGGCGGACAACGCCCACTTTCTGAACTCGGGGAGTTTCTTTTACGTCCACAGCACCGCCTCTGGGAAAGCCATTCTCGCGGAATATACAACGGACCACGCGGAACAGATATTGGAAAAGCGAGGGCTACCCGAGTTGACGAGACACACGATAACCTCGAAGGAAGCGTTCTTCGAGGAACTCGAACGGGTTCGTGAACAGGGGTATGCGGTGAACGAGGAGGAGTCGCTCGAAGGGATGTGGTCTGTCGCCAAGACCGTCCACAATCCGATGGGGAAGGTCATCGGGACGGTGAACTTGAGCGCCCCGTTATACCTCCGCGACCCCGATGTACAGGGGCCGGCGGTGGAACTGCTGACCGAGAGCGTCGAACGCTTCGAGGAGCGTCTCGAACAGAAGTTCCTCGAAGGCTAACGACGGACAGATTCAGCTATGTGAGGGTTCCCCCGTCATGTTTTACGGGTGTAGGAAACATGGTTCGGTATGAAACCACGCCGCACGGAAGGTGGGCTCCAGACGACGGCGATATCGTTGCGACTCGTCGAACTCCTGGTGGAACTGGAGGGTGCAACGCTCGGAAGACTCGCAGAGGAGGCCGACCTGGCAAAGAGTACGGTACATAATCACTTGTCCACCCTCTCGCAGTACGGCTACGTCACGCGGGAGCAGAACACCTACCACGTGGGGTTGAAACACTATCACATCGGTGACTACGCCCGGAAGCGGAACGACGCGTTTGGAATCGCGAAAGAACTCGTTCCGGAACTCGCTGACGAGACGCAACTCGAAGTGGACTTCACAGTCGAAGAGAACGGGAGAATCGTCTCGCTCTACGACGAATCCACCTACTCGGCGACGCCCTCGTATCTGGTCGATGGCAGGCTGTTTCACGTTCACAGCACGGCCTCCGGGAAGGCCATCCTCAGCGAATACGCTGACGAACGGGTCCGGGATATCATCAACCGGTGGGGGTTGCCACAACAGACCGACAACACCATCACGTCGGTCGAGGCGTTACTGACTGAACTCGATACCGTTCGGGAGCAGGGATACGCCACCAACCACGAGGAGGCCATCGAGGGGATGTGGGCGGTGAGTCAGATAGTCACGGGACCGAACGGCGAGGTCGCTGGCTCGCTCAACGTTTGCGGACCGACGTACGTGTACAGCGAGGAACGGGAGGCCGAGATCGTCGATGCGCTGTCCGAGAAGGTGGAGGCGTTCGAGAACCGTCTCGCCGACATGTACCCGTCTGGGGAGCGTCGGTGACCACGGATCAGCGCGAGATCGATGGGTCGCAGCGTTTGCGTGAGCGACTACCGAATGCGACGCTCAGACGGACTCGACCGAAACCGCGCCAGTCGACAGGCGCGTGACCGATAGCAGAGCGTCCTGAGTCTCCACAAGAACGCCCTCGCCGCCGTGTTCCTTCCTGTTCTGCCGGATGACGTTCCCACAGACCGCCTGGCCGCGGCGGGTTGGAGCCCTGTGCTTCGTGTGTCCGACGACCTGTGCCGGTGTGTCGGTGGGCATGTGCTTGAAGTCCATCCAGAGGAGGCCAGCCCCCGGTCCGCGACCGGTGCCCCCGTCGAGACCGAAGACGGTCGGATACCGCTCGGGTATCTCCTCTTGCACCTCGATGTACTCACCATCCTCGATAGCGTCCCGGAGGTCCGCGGCAGCGGCCCGGAGAGTCTCGTTCGCCGCCGACACGTCGATTGCGCTGGGCGACCCGGCGTGGCTGTACGTGTACTCGTGCCCTTTGAAAGCCGCAGTCACCAGTCCGGCGTCGACCCACTCGAGGAAGCTCTCGCGCGACTCGTCATCGAGGCGGCCACTGTACGTCTCAGGCCAGTACAGGACCTCGGGGAGGAGGATGGCCATCTCGTGGTTCCCGAGGTGGAAGCGAACGCGACCGCGGGGGGCTTCGTCGAGCAGTCGCTGGACCATCGCGAGGGTTTCCTCGTTACGGTCGCCGCGGTCGACCATGTCCCCGTTGAAGACGAGCACGTAGTCGTTCCCGGCCCAGTGGAGGGTGCCGTCCTCGTCCTGGGTCACCACCGGGTCGAATCGGTCGGTCTCGCCGACGGCCGTCAGAGCACTGCGAGCGTCGTCGAGGTAACCGTGGATGTCGCTGATGCTGACGATGGGCGCCCGCCAGTGGTCGGGGATAGCGTCGTCAAGTGGATTCCAGCGGTCGAGTTCGACCGCGGCGCGCGGGAGCGTCGCAGGTGGATCGTCGGTGGAGGAGCGGAGGCGCATGCGTGTCAGTATCGGACTGTTGTCAGCTTGAAAAACGTTTTCCACCCGTGGGTACTACTCTCACTCCTATTCCGATTCACTCTCGACCGACAGGAACGGAATCGTCGCTTGCTCGTTTGCGCTGTAGGCCAGAGCCTTCGACTGGGTCGTACCTTCCGGAGGAATCATGTCGAGAACCTTCGGTTCGACGTTGCCGTCGCTCCCGCCGCCGAATGTCCACTCACCCTTCGACGAGCTGATAGCGCGCAGGCCGCCGTCGCCGTAGCCGTCGTAGGGGCAGACCAGCGGCGCAATCTCCATCCCGGCAACCGAGCCGCCGATGGCTCGCTTCGGGAACTCCAGGTACACCGTGTTCT contains these protein-coding regions:
- a CDS encoding ABC transporter permease, with the protein product MNGVHRILERVEVSDQNSGRLLRWFTYGIYLFLYAPIAIVMLLSFTTNRVPSFPISGFTLDWYAQLLPPNHDEQIVNALIQSFKIATLSSIGSGIVGTLTALGMVRSDFNSRLLNSQVLNTLFLSPIVVPWVVTGIAMLTLYNLIGIQGTLFSVILGHILVTMPFVIMVVSSRLYGFDRELEEAAKNLGASELRTFYEVTFPLILPGIIAGMLFAFTISFDNFTQTFFWVGTDTQTLPIVIYSKIRTGLDPTINAIGTLIVLFSLLVALAAEKLSARVVE
- a CDS encoding ABC transporter permease, whose product is MSHPSTDTDGGLVSTVSDTVFRLNQFIRQRQNGSATAQLSIGLAMFLLFGSSIAIIVFYSFLRQAPPQGAYEFTFQNYREFLANGFYRVVLWDSLVIAVKSTLGALLFGYPVAYFLAFTESDRKNLLLLLIILPFWINLVIRTYAWRLILGNKGIINWFLVDILGVLNSPANLLFSQNSIVLGLLHIFLPYMILPIYVSLDNIDRSHIEAAQNLGANNAQAFYEVTLPQSIPGVAAGVVLSFVLGFGAFVVPLLLGGTQNLMIANTIGSTFIELFNWSLGSAIAISVTVFVLAFVFIFNSIVGLEELYDDGGSAQ
- a CDS encoding ABC transporter ATP-binding protein: MTEPAIEVRGLTKEFGETRAVDDVSFEIEEGKFFSLLGPSGCGKSTTLRMLAGFEKPTDGGVYIDGEKVNDVPPYNRDVGMVFQSYALFPHKTVGENVGFGLKMEGVPADERREQVADILDLVGLPGTEDRSPTELSGGQQQRVALARALVIEPEVLLLDEPLSNLDLKLRKEMQFELKRIQETLGITTVYVTHDQEEALAMSDELLVLNDGQAEQIGSPTEVYNAPTNTFVADFMGESNILPAQLDDAAGETVSVALTNAEQDPIQLSRAAVPRNQDLNGDEVALSIRAEDLTLADSATENRASVDGTIKTKTFQGKVTTFLVTVGDEEVQVDVSDSEFRERFEVGDTVSLTWDTNDCLVLDR
- a CDS encoding PotD/PotF family extracellular solute-binding protein — encoded protein: MVANGANSDSEPNSSRRGFLKSAGLTATVTAGLGGCLGGGGSGGSGSTDSNGTTVGTAGDKLADKITFYSTGGSWARKMDEALLKPFQEETGVTVNLQTYGNPSTMLSKIKAGQADVDAMLMTDPPLYQGIVDDIWAPLRTKNIPNIDRLRTLKPSEVPYDQGEEIHHVPNTYGAYGLVYNTNEVSSEPKKWEDIYNSNLKGNLSLSQFTSSVVGTAALDLGYDINEFASDDAKVEDVWNRVKKQHEHSYQWWDSATTAQQLYTNNSALAGNFWVGRTRVLNNENDVPVKYTLPEDGAVGYASVWAVNSNIDDPKRYTCERLLNYVLADEPSRRLAEIISYAQANEISNPPESYKTIPDNQHPDRIKLWDQEVFSNNQKEWSQKFQQIARSN
- a CDS encoding FAD-binding oxidoreductase, with translation MSAVPELPAETDTVIVGGGVIGTSIAYFLVTETDRDVTLVEKDSIAAGSTGDSSAIIRHHYGEKEHYTRMALWSHEFYRRFEELVGEPIAYEECPRVVFAEEGSDDAAYADAGYDILSRLDVPTERYEGETLEAEFPMLSLDEFDFAVSDLTAAYSDGTDVASGFARAAAEEGATVVTGTEVTDVAIDEGEVTAVKTDDGTAACEELVLAAGPWTPQLAEMLGIDVPVTPSRERVILLDPDEEFHDKYPESVPIAGLPGGYYIRPEFGDSVLMATHHSGEKVDPDRYQNAPDQSTLLELHETVAEYVPDLDDAGVQGRYSGVYSNSPDHDFILDGCGPDGCYVACGFSGHGFKQAPAVGRVMTDLLDAGESDLVDLDFFSLSRFETSEAGHGGGIAY
- a CDS encoding Xaa-Pro peptidase family protein, which encodes MAQLARRPFPEAEYQDRLRETQHRMEERGLDVLLVTDPANMYYLSGYDAYSFYVPQILIVTPDQQQPVWVGREQDLTCAVETTWLDRENIVLYSDDYVDSELHPMQLVADMVTDWGEASKTIGVEMDAYYLSARAYHELRNALPDATLEDTTKLVNEVRMVKSDREVEYHRQAARISERAMEVGIETIEPGVRECDAAAAVHEALYAGTEETGGEYPAIPPLMPSGEGTGSPHLTWTADEYERGEPVILELAGVVNRYHSPLTRTIFLGEPPEEARRASNVIVNGLDAALEAVEPGVTCEEVEMAWREEIAGTMVEKESRIGYSTGIGYPPSWVEKTASIRPGDETVLQPNMVFHMIPGVWFDDYGIEISESFLVTEDGAEVLADIPRELIVKE
- a CDS encoding IclR family transcriptional regulator, coding for MKQHNGGRSLKTTETSLEVLEAVIDHGGASISTLVDELGLSRSTVHNHVSTLVDHGYLTEDANTYYAGAKFCQIGDHVRKCKPEYVIAGDIVADLAERTELDVDFSVEENGYIISLYNGLRWADNAHFLNSGSFFYVHSTASGKAILAEYTTDHAEQILEKRGLPELTRHTITSKEAFFEELERVREQGYAVNEEESLEGMWSVAKTVHNPMGKVIGTVNLSAPLYLRDPDVQGPAVELLTESVERFEERLEQKFLEG
- a CDS encoding IclR family transcriptional regulator yields the protein MKPRRTEGGLQTTAISLRLVELLVELEGATLGRLAEEADLAKSTVHNHLSTLSQYGYVTREQNTYHVGLKHYHIGDYARKRNDAFGIAKELVPELADETQLEVDFTVEENGRIVSLYDESTYSATPSYLVDGRLFHVHSTASGKAILSEYADERVRDIINRWGLPQQTDNTITSVEALLTELDTVREQGYATNHEEAIEGMWAVSQIVTGPNGEVAGSLNVCGPTYVYSEEREAEIVDALSEKVEAFENRLADMYPSGERR
- a CDS encoding metallophosphoesterase — translated: MRLRSSTDDPPATLPRAAVELDRWNPLDDAIPDHWRAPIVSISDIHGYLDDARSALTAVGETDRFDPVVTQDEDGTLHWAGNDYVLVFNGDMVDRGDRNEETLAMVQRLLDEAPRGRVRFHLGNHEMAILLPEVLYWPETYSGRLDDESRESFLEWVDAGLVTAAFKGHEYTYSHAGSPSAIDVSAANETLRAAAADLRDAIEDGEYIEVQEEIPERYPTVFGLDGGTGRGPGAGLLWMDFKHMPTDTPAQVVGHTKHRAPTRRGQAVCGNVIRQNRKEHGGEGVLVETQDALLSVTRLSTGAVSVESV